One stretch of Candidatus Omnitrophota bacterium DNA includes these proteins:
- the mnmE gene encoding tRNA uridine-5-carboxymethylaminomethyl(34) synthesis GTPase MnmE — MHKNTIDDTIVAPATPIGEGGIGIVRISGGKALEIADKIFVPKNGKKPSEGEFYTIHYGHIIHRRGVVVENHMTPPRCTANDEIVDEVLLTVMRAPKSYTKEDVIEINCHGGIQAVKNVLDLAVKLGARLAEPGEFTKRAFLNGRIDLIQAEAVLDVIRAKTEGSLKAALGQLDGKLSKDLSIILDGLVDIASHIEAAIDFPDEQLDIIKEEGLAGKVKELTGRVKGLVESFGEGVVLREGVLAVICGKPNVGKSSLMNLLLKRDRCLVAPIPGTTRDAVEEMINIKGVPIRLADTAGIGAVKDALYEASAGKSRSYIERSDIVLLMLDASSQISEEDISIIRLTESRKKIVIINKTDIGKKINKKSIAGLFKNDVIIEMSVEKNKNIELLEGAILDSIYSGKFTQGESSLVTNARHKELLDKALENMTSADRLIKEGSHPELIAVDLKEAIFNIGLIAGKSVSDDILDRIFENFCIGK, encoded by the coding sequence ATGCACAAAAATACAATAGACGATACTATCGTCGCGCCGGCTACACCCATAGGTGAGGGAGGGATAGGCATAGTCCGCATAAGCGGCGGCAAAGCGCTCGAAATAGCGGACAAGATATTTGTTCCGAAAAATGGTAAAAAACCGTCAGAGGGCGAGTTTTACACGATTCATTATGGACATATTATACACCGCCGCGGTGTAGTTGTAGAAAATCATATGACACCGCCGCGGTGTACGGCAAATGACGAAATCGTCGACGAAGTCTTGCTCACCGTTATGAGAGCCCCAAAGAGCTATACTAAGGAAGACGTAATAGAGATAAATTGCCATGGCGGGATTCAGGCGGTGAAGAATGTGCTCGATCTCGCGGTAAAACTCGGCGCGAGGCTGGCCGAGCCGGGAGAATTCACGAAGAGAGCTTTTTTAAACGGGAGGATAGACCTTATTCAGGCGGAAGCGGTTTTGGACGTGATAAGAGCAAAGACGGAAGGTTCGTTAAAGGCCGCATTGGGTCAATTGGACGGGAAATTGTCGAAAGACCTGTCCATCATTCTCGACGGTCTGGTCGATATAGCGTCACATATAGAAGCGGCGATAGATTTTCCGGATGAACAATTGGATATAATAAAAGAAGAGGGCCTTGCCGGCAAGGTAAAGGAGTTGACGGGTAGGGTTAAAGGCCTGGTAGAAAGTTTTGGCGAAGGAGTTGTTCTGCGCGAAGGTGTTCTTGCCGTCATCTGCGGCAAACCCAATGTGGGCAAATCGAGCCTTATGAATCTTTTGCTAAAAAGAGATAGATGTTTAGTCGCGCCCATACCAGGGACGACCAGAGACGCGGTAGAGGAGATGATAAATATAAAAGGCGTTCCTATCCGTCTCGCTGATACCGCGGGTATCGGGGCGGTAAAAGACGCGCTGTATGAGGCCAGCGCCGGTAAAAGCAGATCTTATATAGAGCGTTCCGATATAGTATTACTTATGCTTGATGCTTCATCGCAGATCAGCGAAGAGGATATATCTATCATAAGGCTTACCGAAAGCAGGAAGAAGATAGTTATAATAAATAAGACCGATATAGGTAAAAAAATAAATAAGAAAAGTATAGCCGGCTTATTTAAAAATGATGTTATAATAGAAATGTCGGTGGAGAAGAATAAAAATATAGAACTTTTAGAAGGCGCTATTCTCGATTCCATATATAGCGGTAAATTTACTCAAGGAGAGAGCTCGCTTGTCACGAATGCCAGACATAAAGAGCTTCTGGATAAGGCGCTCGAAAATATGACATCGGCTGACAGGCTCATTAAAGAAGGCTCCCATCCAGAGCTGATAGCCGTCGATCTTAAAGAAGCTATATTTAATATCGGCTTGATAGCAGGTAAATCGGTTTCGGATGATATATTGGACAGGATATTTGAAAATTTCTGTATAGGGAAGTGA
- the folE gene encoding GTP cyclohydrolase I FolE — translation MDKKKIEKAVRDILVAVGENPARRDIKDTPRRVAEMYEEILEGYELDPEKELEVIFEKDHDEIILLKNIPFYSICEHHLAPFIGKAHVAYIPSNNRVTGLSKLARVVDIYAKRLQVQERITTDIADIIMKKLKPKGVMVIIEAEHMCMSMRGVKKPGVMTITSAVRGTFRRNEKTRAEAMALIRG, via the coding sequence ATGGATAAAAAAAAGATAGAGAAGGCTGTAAGGGATATCTTGGTCGCCGTCGGAGAAAATCCGGCACGGCGCGATATAAAGGATACTCCAAGAAGAGTTGCCGAAATGTATGAGGAGATACTGGAAGGCTATGAGCTCGATCCGGAAAAAGAGCTGGAAGTAATATTCGAGAAAGACCATGATGAGATAATACTGCTGAAAAATATACCATTTTATTCAATATGCGAACATCACCTTGCCCCTTTCATAGGAAAAGCGCATGTAGCCTATATACCGAGCAACAATAGAGTGACCGGCTTAAGCAAGCTGGCAAGAGTAGTCGATATATACGCGAAAAGGCTTCAGGTGCAGGAGAGAATAACAACAGATATCGCCGATATCATAATGAAGAAGCTTAAGCCCAAAGGTGTTATGGTCATAATAGAGGCGGAGCATATGTGTATGTCTATGCGCGGCGTAAAAAAGCCCGGAGTTATGACAATAACCAGCGCCGTAAGAGGAACATTCAGAAGGAACGAGAAGACCAGGGCGGAGGCGATGGCCCTGATCAGAGGGTAG
- a CDS encoding divergent PAP2 family protein, with product MYNDLVEFSKNYIFGTTVAAWLIAQSIKVVLGVFREKRFNFRWFVGTGGMPSSHAAGVSALATSIGVSYGFDSALFAVTLVFTLIVLFDAQGVRYSNGKQAEILNKMLDDIYWKKKLDNHELKEFLGHTPVEVFAGIALGIIVSLMLYR from the coding sequence ATGTATAACGACCTGGTAGAATTCAGTAAAAATTATATATTCGGCACTACTGTGGCTGCGTGGCTGATAGCGCAGTCCATTAAGGTGGTGCTTGGCGTATTCAGGGAGAAGCGCTTCAACTTCAGGTGGTTTGTCGGCACGGGCGGTATGCCAAGCTCGCATGCGGCCGGTGTATCGGCGCTTGCGACCTCTATAGGGGTATCATACGGGTTTGATTCGGCCTTATTCGCGGTGACTCTTGTTTTTACGCTGATAGTGCTGTTTGACGCGCAGGGAGTCCGGTATTCAAACGGCAAGCAGGCGGAGATACTTAATAAGATGCTGGATGATATATATTGGAAGAAGAAACTGGATAACCATGAGTTGAAGGAGTTTTTGGGCCATACGCCTGTTGAGGTTTTTGCCGGTATAGCGCTGGGCATAATCGTTTCACTTATGTTGTATAGGTAA
- a CDS encoding L,D-transpeptidase family protein encodes MQKKVLLIITCSVVAVIGIFIACKILTASVKPSANSAAGVPARMEKASKEEAELFELASRYEQSGDLLNVRDTYQKIIEEFPGSDNIQKAQEGLEGTNVRILFSPIATPDSLSYEIQKGDTLAKIAKKFSNTQDMILKANNLKNPKVVPLGRKIKVHNEKFSIVVDKSQNILTLKSGDRIVKTYRVSTGLNNSTPVGNFKIINKIVDPPWYTAGSVIPADSPKNILGSRWLGISAQSYGIHGTTEPQSIGKQVTSGCVRMINSEVEELYQIVPEGTEVVIVD; translated from the coding sequence ATGCAAAAGAAAGTATTATTAATAATAACTTGTTCAGTGGTGGCTGTTATAGGTATTTTTATTGCGTGTAAAATACTGACCGCTTCTGTTAAGCCTTCAGCGAACTCGGCCGCGGGCGTGCCCGCGAGAATGGAGAAGGCGTCTAAAGAGGAAGCGGAGCTTTTTGAGCTTGCCTCAAGATATGAGCAGTCGGGAGATCTTTTAAATGTGCGTGATACATACCAGAAGATTATCGAAGAATTTCCCGGCTCGGATAATATCCAGAAAGCGCAGGAAGGATTAGAGGGCACAAACGTCCGCATTCTATTTTCTCCAATAGCTACGCCGGATTCTCTATCCTATGAAATTCAAAAAGGCGATACGCTGGCAAAGATAGCGAAGAAATTTTCAAATACACAGGATATGATACTGAAGGCAAATAACCTGAAAAACCCCAAGGTCGTGCCTTTAGGCAGGAAGATAAAGGTACATAATGAAAAATTCAGCATAGTGGTGGATAAATCACAGAATATACTTACATTAAAATCCGGGGACAGGATAGTGAAGACATACCGGGTTTCGACCGGGCTTAATAATTCCACGCCGGTAGGGAATTTCAAGATAATCAACAAGATAGTGGACCCTCCATGGTATACGGCAGGCTCCGTAATACCTGCGGATAGCCCTAAAAATATACTTGGTTCAAGATGGCTGGGGATTTCCGCGCAAAGTTACGGTATTCACGGGACCACAGAACCCCAATCAATAGGTAAGCAGGTAACTTCAGGCTGCGTAAGGATGATAAATTCCGAGGTAGAGGAGTTGTATCAGATAGTTCCTGAAGGTACAGAAGTTGTTATAGTCGATTAA
- a CDS encoding acetyl-CoA carboxylase carboxyltransferase subunit alpha, which produces MPGLDFEKPIIELERKIEELKGFTTREDLDMSGELKKLESKLVQIKKDVYENLTPWQRVQLARHPKRPYTLDYIEMLMTDFMEIHGDRHFADDKALIGGLATLNGNKIMVMGHQKGRDTKENLVRNFGSAHPEGYRKAMRLMNMAEKFSLPVVAFIDTPGAYPGIGAEERGQAEAIAYNLREMASLQTPILVFVIGEGGSGGALGIGVGDRIYVLENAYYSVISPEGCAAILWKERTRSPDAAKSLKLTAKDLLEMHIIDGMIKEPLGGAHRNPQEVAQNIRSAIKKDIDDLKKIPKAKLVEMRYEKFRSMGVFSETK; this is translated from the coding sequence ATGCCGGGGCTTGACTTCGAAAAACCCATAATAGAATTAGAGAGAAAGATCGAAGAGCTCAAAGGCTTTACGACCCGCGAAGATCTTGATATGTCCGGAGAACTTAAGAAGCTCGAGTCGAAGCTCGTCCAGATAAAGAAGGACGTCTATGAAAACCTTACTCCGTGGCAGAGGGTCCAGCTTGCGCGTCATCCAAAGAGGCCGTATACGCTCGATTATATAGAGATGCTCATGACCGATTTTATGGAGATACATGGCGATAGGCATTTCGCCGATGACAAAGCCCTTATCGGCGGACTGGCCACATTGAATGGCAATAAAATAATGGTCATGGGGCACCAGAAGGGCAGAGATACAAAGGAAAATCTTGTAAGAAATTTTGGCAGCGCCCATCCTGAAGGTTACAGGAAGGCCATGAGGCTCATGAATATGGCCGAGAAATTTTCATTGCCGGTAGTAGCTTTTATAGATACCCCCGGCGCGTATCCGGGCATAGGCGCTGAGGAAAGGGGCCAGGCGGAGGCTATAGCGTATAATTTGCGTGAGATGGCAAGTCTGCAAACCCCCATATTAGTGTTTGTTATAGGGGAAGGCGGTTCGGGCGGAGCGTTAGGCATAGGAGTGGGTGACAGGATCTATGTATTGGAAAATGCCTATTATTCGGTCATATCGCCCGAGGGATGCGCAGCCATATTGTGGAAAGAGCGTACGCGCTCGCCGGATGCCGCAAAGAGCCTGAAGCTTACAGCTAAAGATTTGCTCGAGATGCATATAATAGACGGCATGATAAAAGAACCACTGGGCGGAGCGCACAGGAATCCCCAGGAAGTCGCGCAAAATATAAGATCCGCCATAAAAAAAGACATCGATGATCTGAAGAAGATACCCAAGGCGAAACTCGTGGAAATGCGTTATGAAAAGTTCAGGTCTATGGGTGTCTTCAGTGAAACAAAATAA